GTCTAAACTCTTTCAAGCCCGATTCGCCACCATAGTCAATGACACCCATTATCTGCCTGCCACCCCGCTGCGTGAGGTAGCCTTTGCTGGACGCTCAAATGCGGGTAAATCTAGCGCCATAAACGTCCTTTGTAACCAAAAAAGGCTCGCTTTTGCTAGTAAAACGCCTGGACGCACCCAACATATCAACTATTTTGGACTTTTTGCCAAAGACGACCTTTTAGCCTATTTAGTGGACCTACCAGGCTACGGCTACGCAGCCGTTAACCATGAGACCAAATACCACTGGAATGCCCTCCTGAGCGACTATCTACAGGAGCGAGAGCAACTGGTGGGCATAATTCTGATTGTCGACTCTCGGCGCGGCATTACTGATTTAGATGAGCAAATGATTGAGTGGTTTGTACCTACTGGCAAGCCTATTCACGTTCTACTGAGCAAATGCGACAAACTGAACAAAAGTGAGTGCAAGCATGCGCTAGAGGCGGTACGCAAGCAATTACAACAATATGACCCGGCCCTACCCGATGGCAATGGTGAATCCAAACAACTTACGGCACAATTATTTTCAAGCACCAAACGTATTGGTCTTGAAGAGGCCGACAATATTGTTCTTAAATGGTTATTTGAAGCAGAAACTAAAGAAGATGAAATCACCAACTAATTCGTTGCTTAACTTTCCAGGGCATCGACCCCGCCGCATGCGTCGTGAAGACTGGTCACGTCGTTTGATGCAAGAGAACAATGTTTCTACAAATGATTTGATCTACCCTGTATTTTTGCTCGAGGGTCAAGGGAAAGCTGAAGCTGTTGCCTCAATGCCAGGCATAAATCGAGTTTCTTTAGATTTTCTATTTCCGG
The nucleotide sequence above comes from Polynucleobacter necessarius. Encoded proteins:
- the yihA gene encoding ribosome biogenesis GTP-binding protein YihA/YsxC translates to MSKLFQARFATIVNDTHYLPATPLREVAFAGRSNAGKSSAINVLCNQKRLAFASKTPGRTQHINYFGLFAKDDLLAYLVDLPGYGYAAVNHETKYHWNALLSDYLQEREQLVGIILIVDSRRGITDLDEQMIEWFVPTGKPIHVLLSKCDKLNKSECKHALEAVRKQLQQYDPALPDGNGESKQLTAQLFSSTKRIGLEEADNIVLKWLFEAETKEDEITN